One window of Phoenix dactylifera cultivar Barhee BC4 chromosome 5, palm_55x_up_171113_PBpolish2nd_filt_p, whole genome shotgun sequence genomic DNA carries:
- the LOC103721150 gene encoding CO(2)-response secreted protease-like produces MMGPSVVLRISFLLVCLLLEVGMLWGQQENRDVYVVYMGAVPADTSVDILKENHLQLLASVLQRGQHAEKTLIRSYRHGFSGFAARLSEEEALAISRKEGVVSVFVDPIYQLHTTRSWDFLQQMETDPNPDSDPASSTQASDTIIGILDTGIWPESESFSDKGMGAIPSRWNGTCMEGTDFNASNCNKKLIGARYYEGTGSASPRDERGHGTHTASTAGGDAVMQASYYGLAAGTAKGGFTAARIAVYKVCTFNGCSASAILAGFDDAIADGVDLLSVSLGPSAYFRPDFDKDPIAIGAFHAVAKGITVVCSAGNYGPDASTVVNAAPWILTVAATTIDRRFESDIVLGGSNKAVSGQAINFSNLEKSPVYPLIYGGSAKSDSSSSVESASHCEPGALDESKIKGKIVLCKHFQNDSQKMLKIEGLNNLGAVGAILIDDLEVAVATAYVSFPATEVSSQAAEEILTYINSTKNPVATILPTITVTKYKPAPMVAYFSSRGPSPQTSNILKPDIAAPGVNILAAWIPSDSSEVPQGQKPSAFNFDSGTSMACPHVSGIAATIKASNPTWSPAAIRSAIMTTATQTNNDKASITTDSGSTATPYDYGAGEVNPTSALQPGLVYEVGTEDYLQFLCNYGYQSSEIKLITTIPDGFECPENSSKDLISNLNYPSITISSLMGNGRKIVNRTVTNVGAEEETTYVASIQSPPGIDVKVTPSKLQFTKNIKKLSYQVIFSAVNSSTKGDLLGSITWSDGTYKVRSPLVVSSN; encoded by the exons ATGATGGGTCCTTCAGTAGTCCTTCGCATTTCCTTTCTCCTTGTCTGTCTTCTCTTGGAGGTAGGGATGCTCTGGGGCCAGCAAGAGAACAGAGATGTTTATGTGGTCTACATGGGAGCTGTCCCAGCTGATACCTCTGTGGACATTTTGAAGGAAAACCACCTTCAGCTTCTGGCTTCAGTACTGCAAAG GGGACAGCATGCAGAAAAGACGCTGATCCGGAGCTATAGGCATGGTTTCTCTGGGTTCGCTGCAAGATTGTCAGAGGAAGAGGCCCTTGCCATCAGTAGAAAAGAAGGGGTTGTGTCGGTGTTTGTTGATCCCATCTACCAACTCCACACCACTCGATCATGGGACTTCCTACAGCAAATGGAGACCGACCCGAATCCAGATTCAGACCCAGCCTCATCAACTCAAGCATCAGACACCATTATTGGAATCCTAGACACag GAATTTGGCCAGAATCAGAGAGCTTCAGTGATAAAGGCATGGGTGCAATTCCAAGCCGATGGAACGGGACTTGCATGGAAGGGACTGATTTCAATGCATCCAACTGTAACAA GAAGCTGATTGGAGCAAGGTATTACGAGGGTACTGGATCTGCCTCCCCACGAGATGAACGTGGTCACGGGACGCACACTGCCTCCACGGCAGGCGGGGATGCGGTCATGCAGGCTTCCTACTACGGCCTTGCAGCAGGGACAGCCAAGGGAGGGTTCACCGCAGCCAGGATCGCTGTGTACAAGGTTTGCACATTTAACGGCTGTTCTGCGTCTGCAATTCTGGCCGGGTTCGATGATGCCATCGCCGACGGCGTTGACCTGCTCTCGGTGTCGCTGGGGCCCTCAGCGTACTTCCGGCCAGACTTTGATAAGGACCCGATTGCCATCGGAGCATTCCATGCCGTGGCGAAGGGGATTACGGTGGTGTGCTCCGCCGGGAATTATGGACCCGACGCCAGTACGGTGGTGAACGCGGCCCCGTGGATTCTAACAGTTGCTGCCACGACCATCGATCGGCGTTTTGAGTCTGATATCGTGTTGGGTGGGAGCAACAAGGCAGTCAGC GGTCAGGCAATAAACTTCTCTAATTTGGAGAAGTCACCAGTATATCCATTGATCTATGGCGGATCAGCCAAGTCTGATTCTAGCTCTAGCGTCGAATCAGCAAG TCACTGCGAGCCCGGCGCATTGGATGAAAGCAAGATCAAAGGAAAGATAGTTCTTTGCAAGCACTTCCAGAACGATTCGCAGAAAATGTTAAAGatagaaggattgaacaactTGGGTGCAGTTGGTGCGATCTTGATTGATGACTTGGAAGTAGCCGTTGCTACCGCTTACGTCTCCTTTCCAGCGACTGAAGTCTCCTCGCAAGCAGCGGAAGAGATACTCACCTACATCAACTCCACCAA GAACCCAGTAGCCACAATCCTTCCAACAATCACAGTTACGAAATATAAGCCAGCACCAATGGTGGCCTACTTCTCTTCAAGAGGCCCTTCTCCTCAAACTAGTAACATTCTCAAG CCCGACATCGCTGCTCCTGGAGTCAACATCCTTGCAGCATGGATACCAAGCGACTCCTCAGAGGTTCCCCAAGGCCAGAAGCCTTCAGCATTCAATTTTGACTCCGGGACTTCCATGGCCTGCCCGCATGTTTCTGGAATCGCGGCCACCATCAAAGCttcgaatcctacttggagtccAGCCGCTATCCGATCAGCCATCATGACCACAG CAACTCAGACGAACAACGATAAGGCTTCAATCACAACTGACTCGGGATCCACAGCGACGCCATATGACTATGGAGCCGGGGAAGTAAACCCAACAAGTGCACTGCAACCGGGTCTGGTGTATGAAGTAGGAACCGAAGATTACTTGCAGTTTCTGTGCAACTACGGATACCAGTCATCAGAAATCAAACTTATAACAACCATTCCGGATGGATTTGAGTGCCCAGAGAACTCAAGCAAGGACTTGATCTCCAATCTGAATTACCCGTCGATCACCATCTCGAGCTTGATGGGGAATGGGAGAAAGATAGTGAACAGGACGGTCACCAATGTGGGAGCTGAGGAGGAAACCACGTACGTTGCGAGCATTCAGTCTCCACCTGGGATAGACGTGAAGGTGACGCCCAGTAAACTGCAGTTCACGAAGAATATCAAGAAACTGAGCTACCAAGTTATCTTTTCCGCTGTGAACTCTTCAACAAAAGGTGACCTCTTGGGTTCCATCACTTGGTCAGATGGAACATACAAGGTTAGAAGCCCATTAGTAGTCAGCAGCAATTGA
- the LOC103721138 gene encoding glycerate dehydrogenase yields the protein MAKPVSIQVWNPSGKYRVISTKPMPGTRWIRLLTDQDCRVEICTEKKTILSVEDILALLGDKCDGVIGQLTEDWGEVLFSALRRAGGTAFSNMAVGYNNVDVNAAAKYGVAVGNTPGVLTETTAELAASLSLAASRRIVEADQFMRAGLYDGWLPHLFVGNLLKGQTVGVIGAGRIGSAYARMMIEGFKMNLIYYDLYQATRLEKFVTAYGQFLKASGEQPVTWKRAATMEDVLREADVISLHPVLDKTTYHLINKDRLSIMKKDAILVNCSRGPVIDEAALVEHLKVNPMFRVGLDVFEDEPHMKPGLAEMKNAIVVPHIASASKWTREGMATLAALNVLGKIKGYPVWSDPNRIEVFLDENSPPPAACPSIVNAKQLGLPSSKL from the exons ATGGCAAAGCCCGTATCGATCCAAGTGTGGAACCCGAGCGGGAAGTACAGAGTCATCAGCACCAAACCGATGCCTGGGACCCGTTGGATTCGTCTCTTGACCGATCAAGACTGCCGCGTCGAG ATATGCACCGAGAAGAAGACCATCTTGTCTGTGGAAGATATTCTTGCACTCCTCGGCGACAAATGCGATGGAGTAATTGGACAG TTGACAGAAGATTGGGGTGAGGTGCTGTTCTCTGCGCTGAGGAGAGCCGGCGGGACTGCATTCAGCAACATGGCGGTGGGGTACAATAATGTCGATGTGAATGCTGCTGCTAAGTATGGCGTTGCTGTCGGGAACACCCCA GGAGTTCTCACAGAGACAACAGCGGAGTTGGCTGCTTCACTTTCACTGGCAGCATCCAGAAGAATAGTTGAAGCAGATCAGTTTATGAGGGCAGGTTTATATGATGGATGGCTTCCCCATTT GTTTGTGGGGAATTTGCTAAAGGGACAGACTGTTGGAGTTATTGGAGCTGGCCGTATTGGATCAGCTTATGCTAGGATGATG ATTGAGGGTTTCAAGATGAATCTGATATACTACGATCTGTATCAGGCAACTAGATTAGAGAAGTTTGTCACAG CATATGGACAGTTCCTGAAAGCAAGCGGTGAGCAGCCTGTTACTTGGAAAAGAGCTGCTACAATGGAGGATGTGCTTAGAGAAGCTGATGTG ATAAGCCTTCATCCAGTTTTGGATAAAACAACGTATCATCTGATAAACAAAGACAGGTTGTCCATAATGAAGAAG GATGCAATCCTTGTGAATTGTAGCAGAGGACCAGTGATTGATGAAGCTGCCTTGGTAGAGCATCTGAAAGTAAACCCCATGTTCCGTGTGGGGCTTGATGTATTCGAG GATGAACCTCACATGAAACCTGGGCTCGCTGAGATGAAAAATGCCATTGTTGTGCCACATATTGCATCTGCCTCAAAG TGGACACGTGAAGGAATGGCAACGCTCGCTGCTTTAAATGTTTTG GGTAAGATTAAAGGATACCCAGTTTGGTCAGATCCTAACCGGATTGAAGTTTTCTTGGATGAGAATTCCCCTCCTCCAGCTGCTTGTCCAAGCATTGTCAATGCTAAACAACTTG GTCTGCCTTCTTCAAAGCTTTAA